A window of Patescibacteria group bacterium contains these coding sequences:
- a CDS encoding CdaR family protein has product MAIISAICLWFFVINEGFRVDNLDTELTIKAQNLSEDLIITNNLPNVKVKLRAPNDVWQKKDIATKIDASINLQYYSQGEYDIEVKVEALDKNIQIIEQEPKSVHVILSPIISIEKQVELETSGNLGKDYQASKPKFSQSEVNVESAQVILDKIVKVVAPIKYNGEMSEIKKTVELEARDKDNKKIDKVNILPKTVEVIIPVNKENGEKTVGVKANIIGNLPAGATIEKIETNPSTVTIKGKNEKIKDIDTVETEIIDLSEMTEDVNEKKVNLNLPDGIEILGNPQITVKIYLNQQTISKQFSGIIKYKNLNDQFKVGGIMPSRIQLTIEGPSAKINSLNEDDVFIEIDLANKTEGTPEFSISPESISVPSGITVKSVETRSIKVIIVKK; this is encoded by the coding sequence TTGGCCATAATCTCTGCAATTTGTTTGTGGTTTTTTGTCATTAACGAAGGCTTTAGAGTTGATAATTTAGATACTGAATTGACAATTAAAGCACAGAATCTTTCTGAAGATTTGATAATTACTAATAATTTGCCAAACGTTAAAGTAAAATTGCGCGCTCCAAATGACGTCTGGCAAAAAAAAGATATTGCCACCAAAATAGATGCCTCAATTAATTTGCAATATTATAGCCAAGGTGAATATGATATTGAAGTAAAAGTAGAAGCTTTAGACAAGAATATTCAAATCATAGAACAAGAGCCAAAATCAGTTCACGTAATTTTATCGCCAATTATTTCAATTGAAAAACAAGTTGAATTAGAAACATCTGGAAATTTGGGCAAAGATTATCAAGCATCCAAACCAAAATTTTCACAAAGCGAAGTTAATGTTGAAAGCGCTCAAGTCATTTTAGATAAAATTGTTAAAGTTGTTGCGCCAATAAAATATAATGGCGAAATGTCAGAAATTAAAAAGACTGTAGAATTAGAAGCCAGAGATAAAGATAATAAAAAAATTGATAAAGTAAATATTCTGCCAAAAACAGTTGAAGTTATTATTCCTGTTAATAAAGAAAATGGCGAAAAAACAGTTGGTGTTAAAGCAAATATTATTGGCAATTTGCCTGCTGGCGCTACGATTGAAAAAATAGAAACCAATCCGTCAACTGTTACGATCAAAGGCAAGAATGAAAAGATTAAGGATATTGACACAGTCGAAACGGAAATCATAGATTTAAGTGAAATGACAGAAGATGTTAATGAAAAAAAAGTTAATTTAAATTTGCCAGATGGAATTGAAATCTTAGGCAATCCGCAAATTACAGTCAAAATTTATTTAAACCAGCAAACAATTTCCAAACAATTTTCAGGCATTATAAAATACAAAAATCTTAACGATCAATTTAAAGTTGGTGGTATTATGCCAAGTCGCATCCAATTGACAATTGAAGGCCCATCTGCTAAAATCAATAGCTTAAATGAGGATGATGTTTTTATAGAAATTGATTTAGCAAATAAAACAGAAGGAACTCCAGAATTTAGTATTTCGCCTGAAAGCATTTCAGTCCCATCAGGCATCACTGTTAAGAGCGTTGAAACAAGATCAATCAAAGTTATTATTGTCAAGAAATAA
- the clpP gene encoding ATP-dependent Clp endopeptidase proteolytic subunit ClpP has translation MLIPTVIEKSNYGERAYDIYSRLLKDRIVFLGGEIDDNLANTVIAQLLFLESEDKTKDIKLYINSNGGSVSAGLAIYDTMQYIKPDVSTICVGLAASMGATLLLAGAKNKRMALPNAEIMLHQIMGGVQGQASDIEITAKQILKLKERLNKIIAKHTNQKLTQIEQDTDRDYYMTSDEAKKYGIVDQIIK, from the coding sequence ATGTTAATTCCCACAGTCATCGAAAAATCAAATTATGGCGAACGTGCTTATGATATTTATTCCAGACTATTAAAAGATAGAATCGTTTTTTTAGGCGGAGAAATTGATGATAATTTAGCTAATACAGTTATTGCTCAATTATTATTTCTTGAATCCGAAGACAAAACAAAAGATATTAAATTATACATTAATTCAAATGGCGGATCAGTTAGCGCTGGACTAGCAATCTATGATACAATGCAATATATCAAGCCAGATGTGTCAACAATTTGTGTTGGCTTGGCTGCATCAATGGGAGCAACTCTTCTTTTAGCTGGTGCTAAAAATAAAAGAATGGCTTTGCCAAATGCTGAAATAATGTTGCATCAAATTATGGGTGGAGTACAAGGCCAGGCATCTGATATTGAAATTACAGCCAAACAAATTTTAAAGCTAAAAGAAAGATTAAATAAAATTATTGCTAAACATACCAATCAGAAATTAACTCAAATTGAACAAGATACAGATCGTGATTATTATATGACTTCTGATGAAGCTAAAAAATATGGAATCGTTGATCAAATTATAAAATAA
- a CDS encoding LPXTG cell wall anchor domain-containing protein, which produces MKKITSILKSIPAVIIGFISGIFLFGVLGILWRRKKKKEIKK; this is translated from the coding sequence ATGAAAAAAATCACTAGCATTTTAAAATCAATTCCAGCAGTAATTATTGGATTCATTTCCGGAATATTTTTGTTCGGAGTCTTAGGAATTCTCTGGAGAAGAAAAAAGAAAAAAGAAATTAAAAAATAA
- a CDS encoding CPBP family intramembrane glutamic endopeptidase has protein sequence MDWLKNEAKNSEIPMLILTALLFNLVYSLIAADILIHFSNIKLPKIELEMPICNYKTFIILFTFALREELFFRAPLLLMNYFPDDKKFRYALIMAIMLSAAFGYLHGGSSNILVQGVSGFTLCILFLKTGGINKKGFKALMICTIAHFCFNSFLALILALHGKSTF, from the coding sequence ATGGATTGGCTAAAAAATGAAGCCAAAAATTCGGAAATTCCAATGCTAATATTGACAGCCCTTCTCTTCAATTTGGTTTACTCATTGATTGCTGCTGATATATTAATTCATTTCAGTAATATAAAATTACCAAAAATAGAACTAGAAATGCCAATATGCAATTATAAAACGTTCATCATATTGTTTACTTTTGCACTACGTGAAGAACTTTTTTTTCGCGCTCCATTACTATTAATGAATTATTTTCCTGATGATAAAAAATTTCGTTATGCTTTAATAATGGCAATCATGCTATCTGCTGCCTTTGGGTATCTTCATGGAGGGTCATCAAATATTTTGGTTCAAGGTGTGTCTGGATTTACGCTTTGCATTCTTTTTTTGAAAACTGGCGGAATCAATAAAAAAGGTTTTAAAGCATTGATGATCTGTACAATAGCTCATTTCTGTTTTAATTCTTTCCTGGCTTTGATTCTGGCTTTGCATGGAAAAAGCACTTTTTAA
- the rny gene encoding ribonuclease Y, with protein sequence MNSILLVLISAIIALIVGLAAGYVLRKFIAKSRQDSIEAKTEALVETAKAKQKEILLETKTQALEIKENAEKDQREGRAKLLDFQSKLSQREGILNQKLDSISQKEEQLEKGNRTIQRKTQELGEIRKKQMATLEKVASLSREKAKEVLLEMVEKDQQERVLGIIKKAENRAKDEADTKAKNIISQAIERYARPQASESTATTVSLPSDEMKGRIIGREGRNIKRIEELCGIEIVVDDTPEAIVISGFNPIRRHVAKRTLERLIQDGRIHPAKIEETVNMVKKEIAHEIKEAGEQAAYELGIADLDSKLVQVLGRLRFRSSYGQNVLRHSIEVANFAKIMAEELGADVNIAKKAGLLHDIGKAVDHEIEGTHIEIGRNILKKFGVSEEIIHAVECHHEDVEPHTVEAVIVKAADGISGARPGARKDTYENYIKRLTDLENIALSFEGAEKAYAIQAGREVRIFVTPEEVDDLGAKKLAQAIADKIEKELRYPGEIKVNVIRETRAVDFAR encoded by the coding sequence ATGAACAGTATCTTATTAGTACTTATTAGCGCAATTATTGCTTTAATCGTTGGTTTAGCAGCTGGTTACGTATTAAGAAAATTTATTGCCAAAAGCAGGCAAGATTCAATTGAAGCAAAAACTGAAGCGTTAGTTGAAACAGCAAAAGCAAAACAAAAAGAAATCTTATTAGAAACAAAGACACAGGCTCTAGAAATCAAAGAAAACGCTGAAAAAGATCAGCGAGAAGGAAGAGCTAAGCTTTTAGATTTTCAATCGAAATTATCTCAAAGAGAAGGAATTCTTAATCAAAAATTAGATTCAATTTCTCAAAAAGAAGAACAATTAGAAAAAGGCAATCGAACAATTCAAAGAAAAACTCAAGAATTAGGCGAGATCCGAAAAAAACAAATGGCAACATTAGAAAAAGTTGCTTCATTATCACGAGAAAAAGCCAAAGAAGTTTTGTTAGAAATGGTTGAAAAAGATCAGCAAGAAAGAGTTTTAGGTATTATCAAAAAAGCTGAAAATCGCGCTAAAGACGAAGCTGACACAAAAGCAAAAAATATTATTTCTCAAGCAATTGAACGTTATGCTCGTCCTCAAGCTTCTGAATCAACAGCAACAACTGTTTCTTTACCTTCAGACGAAATGAAAGGCAGAATTATTGGACGCGAAGGACGAAATATCAAAAGAATTGAAGAATTATGCGGTATTGAAATTGTTGTCGATGATACTCCAGAAGCAATTGTTATTTCAGGATTTAATCCAATCAGACGCCATGTTGCCAAAAGAACATTGGAAAGATTAATCCAAGATGGCAGAATTCATCCAGCAAAAATCGAAGAAACAGTTAATATGGTTAAAAAAGAAATCGCTCATGAAATCAAAGAAGCTGGCGAGCAAGCAGCATATGAATTAGGTATTGCTGATTTAGATTCAAAATTAGTTCAAGTTTTAGGCAGATTGAGATTCAGATCATCTTATGGACAAAATGTTTTAAGGCACTCCATCGAAGTTGCAAATTTTGCCAAAATCATGGCCGAAGAATTGGGAGCTGATGTTAACATCGCTAAAAAAGCTGGTCTTTTGCATGATATTGGAAAAGCAGTTGATCATGAAATTGAAGGAACACACATTGAAATTGGTAGAAATATTTTGAAAAAATTTGGTGTCTCCGAAGAAATTATTCATGCAGTAGAATGCCATCATGAAGATGTTGAACCGCATACAGTTGAAGCAGTTATCGTCAAAGCAGCTGATGGAATTTCAGGTGCCAGACCAGGTGCTCGAAAAGATACTTATGAAAATTATATTAAACGTTTAACAGATCTTGAAAATATTGCTTTGAGCTTCGAAGGTGCAGAAAAAGCTTATGCTATTCAAGCTGGTCGCGAAGTTCGTATTTTCGTTACTCCAGAAGAAGTTGATGACTTGGGAGCAAAGAAATTAGCTCAAGCTATTGCTGACAAAATTGAAAAAGAACTGCGATATCCAGGTGAAATTAAGGTTAACGTGATTCGCGAGACTCGTGCAGTTGATTTTGCGAGATAA
- a CDS encoding TIGR00282 family metallophosphoesterase codes for MIILFFGDIVGRAGRSAIKKILPELKTKYNPDLIIANGENLAHGLGITKKTVQEVLDSGVDVLTSGNHIYDKTEGIEMLQQDSNLPIIRPANYPLDNPGKRYIIKQVRTKKVLITNVLGRVFIKEDLDCPFKTIDKILEENKNEKIDFSIVDFHKEATSEVKALGFYLDGKVSVVLGTHTHVQTSDEQILEKGTAYISDVGMVGLKDSVLGVQKEKVIDQFLTQMPHRWEVDESGKCIINAVVLNFENDKKTITRINEEVEI; via the coding sequence ATGATAATTTTATTCTTCGGTGATATCGTTGGCAGAGCTGGTCGTTCTGCAATTAAAAAAATATTACCAGAACTAAAAACTAAATATAATCCAGATTTAATAATTGCTAATGGCGAAAATCTTGCCCATGGTCTTGGTATTACAAAAAAAACAGTTCAAGAAGTTTTAGATTCAGGTGTTGATGTTTTAACATCTGGAAATCATATTTATGACAAGACAGAAGGCATTGAAATGTTACAGCAAGATAGTAATTTGCCAATTATCAGACCAGCAAACTACCCATTAGATAATCCAGGCAAAAGATATATCATTAAACAAGTTCGGACTAAAAAAGTTTTGATCACAAATGTTTTAGGCCGAGTTTTTATCAAAGAAGATTTAGATTGTCCATTTAAGACAATTGATAAAATTTTAGAAGAAAATAAAAATGAAAAAATAGATTTCAGTATCGTTGATTTTCACAAAGAAGCAACTTCAGAAGTCAAAGCTTTAGGTTTTTATTTAGATGGCAAAGTCTCGGTAGTACTAGGCACTCATACTCATGTTCAAACTTCTGATGAACAAATTTTAGAAAAAGGAACTGCTTATATTTCTGATGTTGGCATGGTTGGACTAAAGGATTCTGTTTTAGGCGTTCAAAAAGAAAAAGTTATTGATCAATTCTTGACTCAAATGCCTCATCGATGGGAAGTTGATGAAAGCGGAAAATGCATAATCAATGCTGTTGTCCTTAATTTTGAAAACGACAAAAAAACAATCACAAGAATTAATGAAGAAGTAGAGATCTAA
- a CDS encoding galactose-1-phosphate uridylyltransferase, translated as MSNKNQNVSELRQDIVSKNWVVIASGRSKRPKTYQGIKVAVLEQPKKDCPFCNFDKQPDTHVTLIHPLIPNDPYIAELKKEGNPLPTWKKEPYSIIDVQNKFPAFVSDQKFTEKQVGPYKVLPGFGYHEVIIPASHNKTYGQLADSRVKEIIDVFQARYLALAKEPHIDYISIIHNHRPEAGASVAHPHSQLFAIPVIPKDIRNSLHGSKKYFAEHGKCPHCEILEWEREKKVRVIFENDDFIAICPFTSVVAFEVRIYPKLHSPYFERIEDTEKINLAKALKFSLNKLYKALNDPPFNFFIHTAPADEQNHDHYHWHIEILPKVTIWAGFELSTGIEISTVEPEEAAKLLRDTK; from the coding sequence ATGTCAAATAAAAATCAAAATGTCTCTGAATTGAGACAAGATATCGTCTCCAAAAACTGGGTCGTTATTGCGTCAGGCAGATCAAAAAGACCAAAAACCTATCAAGGAATAAAAGTTGCTGTTTTAGAACAGCCAAAAAAAGATTGTCCATTTTGCAATTTTGATAAACAGCCTGACACTCATGTCACTTTAATTCATCCTTTAATTCCAAATGATCCATATATTGCTGAATTAAAAAAAGAAGGCAACCCTTTGCCTACCTGGAAAAAAGAGCCATATAGCATCATTGATGTCCAAAACAAATTTCCAGCTTTTGTGTCAGATCAAAAATTTACCGAAAAACAAGTTGGACCTTACAAGGTATTGCCTGGCTTTGGCTATCATGAAGTCATAATTCCAGCTTCACATAACAAAACTTATGGTCAGTTAGCAGATTCAAGAGTCAAAGAAATAATTGATGTTTTTCAAGCTCGCTATTTAGCTTTAGCCAAAGAACCTCATATCGATTACATTTCTATAATTCATAATCACAGACCAGAAGCAGGCGCATCAGTTGCTCATCCTCATTCTCAGCTTTTTGCAATTCCAGTTATTCCAAAAGATATTAGAAATTCTTTGCATGGCTCAAAAAAATATTTTGCCGAACATGGAAAATGTCCACATTGTGAAATTTTAGAATGGGAGAGAGAAAAAAAAGTTCGCGTGATTTTTGAAAATGATGATTTTATTGCCATCTGTCCATTTACATCTGTTGTTGCTTTTGAAGTCAGAATTTATCCAAAGCTTCACTCGCCATATTTTGAAAGAATCGAAGATACAGAAAAAATAAATCTCGCCAAAGCATTAAAATTTTCTTTAAACAAACTTTATAAGGCTTTAAATGATCCGCCATTTAATTTTTTTATCCATACCGCACCAGCTGATGAGCAGAATCATGATCATTATCATTGGCATATTGAAATTTTGCCAAAAGTCACAATCTGGGCTGGCTTTGAATTATCAACAGGTATTGAAATTTCAACAGTCGAACCAGAAGAAGCTGCAAAGCTACTTCGAGATACTAAGTAA
- a CDS encoding HU family DNA-binding protein, whose protein sequence is MTKMALIEKLSAKLGISKRETDKYISTFVEIVTEELKQNNKVAVTGFGTFSVSDRKAREGVNPQNPKQRITIPAMKLPKFTAGKTLKDKLRAV, encoded by the coding sequence ATGACTAAGATGGCTTTAATTGAAAAACTATCTGCCAAATTAGGTATTTCAAAAAGAGAAACTGATAAATACATTTCAACATTTGTTGAAATCGTCACTGAAGAGTTAAAACAGAATAATAAAGTTGCTGTTACTGGTTTTGGTACTTTTTCTGTTTCAGATCGAAAAGCAAGAGAAGGTGTCAATCCACAAAATCCAAAACAAAGAATTACAATTCCAGCGATGAAATTACCAAAATTTACTGCAGGAAAAACACTTAAAGATAAATTACGTGCTGTTTAA
- a CDS encoding UvrD-helicase domain-containing protein — protein sequence MHQILDQLNDIQKQAVLHQQGPLLILAGAGSGKTKTLTHRIAYLVANGVSPFNILAVTFTNKAAQEMKERVGKLIKSLNLPKYSSSQKRIDYRLPFLGTFHAICVRILKIEIEHLGYSKNFNIYDSEDQLSAIKQSMRKLNYNTNEINPRIIHSIISSAKNDLLEPNDLKNKSNEFIEEVAGETYEVYQSFLKENNALDFDDLIMMTIKIFQKFPQILAKYQNQFQYVLVDEYQDTNKAQYLLVNLLSKRYQNITVVGDDWQSIYSWRGADISNILNFEKDFKKAKTLKLEQNYRSTQNILDVAHCIIEKNKNKKDKKLWTDNEKGDKPVLFEAEDEQEEARFIIDEINNSKQPYNRFVVLYRTNAQSRSLEENFLKHDIPYKIIGGLKFYERKEIKDIIAYLRVINSFKDTVGLSRIINTPPRRIGAKTLGALEKYAKQNKIDYIKAAIASEKLTGVSSQTKNNLNQFGLIMEYLNAKSKEINLTSLIDLLLLKIGFKEFILDGSEEGEYRWENIQEIKTVASKFDDNKDGLAKFLEEIALVSDTDEVDDKNNSVTLMTMHSAKGLEFSNVFIVGLEENLFPHSRALVSQEELEEERRLCYVAMTRAKEKLYLIFAKTREIFGQMQANPVSRFIEDIPKKNLDSYSKSFNQNVVYQDNKKDCEFKSGDKVKHAEFGKGMVIGFNEDLITVIFEKIGIKKLSLEYAKLKKI from the coding sequence ATGCATCAAATTTTAGATCAACTTAACGATATCCAAAAACAAGCAGTTCTTCATCAGCAAGGACCTCTTTTAATTTTGGCTGGTGCAGGTTCAGGCAAAACAAAAACATTGACTCATCGCATTGCTTATTTAGTTGCTAATGGTGTTTCGCCATTCAACATCTTGGCAGTTACATTTACCAACAAAGCAGCTCAAGAGATGAAAGAGCGTGTTGGTAAATTAATCAAAAGCCTTAATTTGCCAAAATATTCTTCTAGTCAAAAACGGATTGATTATAGATTGCCTTTTCTTGGCACTTTTCATGCAATTTGTGTTCGGATCTTAAAAATAGAAATTGAACATTTAGGTTACAGTAAAAATTTTAATATTTATGATTCTGAAGATCAGTTATCCGCAATCAAGCAGTCAATGCGAAAATTAAATTATAATACCAACGAAATAAATCCAAGAATTATCCATTCTATTATTTCTAGCGCTAAAAATGATTTATTAGAACCAAATGATTTAAAAAATAAATCTAATGAATTTATCGAAGAGGTGGCAGGAGAAACTTATGAAGTCTATCAATCTTTTTTGAAAGAAAATAATGCTCTTGATTTTGATGATCTAATCATGATGACCATTAAAATTTTTCAAAAATTTCCACAAATTTTAGCAAAATATCAAAATCAATTTCAATATGTTTTAGTCGATGAATATCAAGATACAAACAAGGCTCAATATTTATTAGTAAATTTATTATCAAAACGTTATCAAAATATTACTGTTGTTGGTGATGATTGGCAATCAATTTATTCTTGGCGCGGTGCAGATATTTCCAATATTTTGAATTTTGAAAAGGATTTTAAAAAAGCCAAGACTTTGAAATTAGAACAAAATTATCGTTCAACTCAAAATATCTTAGATGTTGCCCATTGTATTATCGAAAAAAATAAAAATAAAAAAGATAAAAAATTATGGACTGATAATGAAAAAGGCGACAAACCAGTTTTGTTCGAAGCCGAAGATGAGCAAGAAGAAGCAAGATTTATAATTGATGAAATAAATAATTCCAAGCAACCATACAATCGATTTGTTGTTTTATATCGCACGAATGCCCAATCTCGATCTTTAGAAGAAAATTTTTTAAAGCACGATATTCCATATAAAATTATTGGTGGCTTAAAATTTTATGAACGAAAAGAAATTAAGGATATCATTGCTTATCTTAGAGTCATAAATTCTTTCAAAGACACAGTTGGTTTAAGCAGAATTATCAATACTCCGCCAAGAAGAATTGGCGCCAAGACTTTGGGAGCTTTAGAAAAATATGCCAAACAAAATAAAATTGATTATATCAAAGCAGCAATTGCTTCAGAAAAATTAACTGGTGTTTCAAGTCAAACAAAAAATAATCTCAATCAATTTGGTTTAATTATGGAATATTTAAATGCTAAATCAAAAGAAATAAATCTGACTTCTTTAATTGATTTATTATTACTAAAAATAGGTTTTAAAGAATTTATTTTAGATGGTTCTGAAGAAGGCGAGTACCGTTGGGAAAATATTCAAGAAATCAAAACAGTTGCTTCAAAATTTGATGATAATAAAGATGGTTTAGCAAAATTTTTGGAAGAAATTGCTTTAGTTTCAGATACCGATGAAGTTGATGATAAAAATAATTCTGTGACGTTAATGACAATGCATTCTGCCAAAGGTCTAGAATTTAGCAATGTTTTTATTGTTGGTTTGGAAGAAAATCTTTTTCCTCATTCAAGAGCGCTTGTATCGCAAGAGGAGCTTGAAGAAGAGAGAAGATTGTGCTATGTTGCTATGACTAGAGCTAAAGAAAAACTCTATTTAATTTTTGCCAAAACCAGAGAAATCTTTGGTCAAATGCAAGCCAATCCAGTCTCTCGTTTCATCGAAGATATTCCCAAGAAAAATCTTGATTCCTATTCCAAATCTTTCAATCAAAATGTTGTTTATCAAGATAATAAAAAAGATTGTGAATTTAAGTCAGGCGATAAAGTAAAACATGCCGAATTTGGCAAAGGTATGGTTATTGGTTTTAACGAAGATTTAATCACTGTTATTTTTGAGAAAATCGGAATAAAAAAATTGTCTTTAGAATACGCAAAGCTGAAGAAGATTTGA
- the rsmA gene encoding 16S rRNA (adenine(1518)-N(6)/adenine(1519)-N(6))-dimethyltransferase RsmA has product MFPNKVLGQNFLENEAIVDKMLKSAELSLQDIVLEVGPGQGAITSKLYPKVKQVIAVEKDGELVKYLENKFKNAKNLKILEGDILKSQYSIFNIQSYKIVSNLPFYLTSRFLRVFLELQNKPSLMVLIIQKEVAERICDQPPQASLLSNSVQFYGKPEIIDIVPKENFNPIPEVDAAIIKINVFKEPKIKVDNVDEFFKILKIGFSQKRKQLHNNFSSGLHISKEEAKKLLQNCGINPERRAQTLSLEEWEKLYKLLVTSD; this is encoded by the coding sequence ATGTTTCCAAACAAAGTCCTTGGCCAAAATTTTTTAGAAAATGAAGCAATAGTTGACAAAATGTTAAAGTCAGCTGAATTAAGTTTGCAAGATATAGTTCTAGAAGTTGGTCCAGGTCAAGGCGCCATAACTTCCAAATTATATCCAAAAGTTAAACAAGTCATTGCCGTAGAAAAAGATGGAGAGTTAGTCAAATATTTAGAAAACAAATTTAAAAATGCCAAAAATTTAAAAATTTTAGAAGGCGATATTTTAAAATCCCAATATTCAATATTTAATATTCAATCTTACAAAATAGTTTCTAATCTACCATTTTATCTTACCTCACGTTTCTTAAGAGTTTTTCTAGAATTACAAAACAAGCCGTCGTTGATGGTTTTAATAATTCAAAAAGAAGTTGCAGAAAGGATTTGCGATCAACCTCCTCAAGCAAGTCTTCTTTCAAATTCTGTTCAATTCTATGGCAAGCCAGAAATTATTGATATTGTCCCAAAAGAAAATTTTAATCCGATTCCAGAAGTTGATGCTGCAATTATAAAGATAAATGTTTTTAAAGAACCAAAAATAAAAGTTGATAATGTTGATGAATTTTTCAAAATTTTAAAAATTGGTTTTTCTCAAAAAAGAAAACAACTTCATAATAATTTTTCATCAGGTTTGCATATTAGCAAAGAAGAAGCTAAAAAATTATTGCAAAATTGCGGCATTAATCCAGAAAGACGAGCACAGACTTTGAGTTTAGAAGAGTGGGAAAAGCTGTATAAGTTACTAGTAACTAGTGACTAG
- a CDS encoding PrgI family protein: MQYPIPQFVEIEDQIIGPLTLKQFFYLLGGGIFLLIAWSFVDLTLFIFLAIIVAGITMPLAFVKPYGRPLTDYLSAVFKYILGPKILVWHKSGRAPRVKAYDLNKKKSGPEKITIGEKKYTPSSIHRLARQLDFKTVMSEKK; the protein is encoded by the coding sequence ATGCAGTATCCCATTCCTCAATTTGTCGAAATAGAAGACCAGATTATCGGCCCTCTGACTTTAAAACAATTTTTTTATTTATTAGGTGGCGGAATATTTTTACTGATTGCTTGGTCATTTGTTGATCTGACATTATTCATTTTTCTAGCAATAATTGTTGCTGGAATAACAATGCCATTAGCTTTTGTCAAACCTTATGGCAGACCATTGACTGATTATCTTTCTGCAGTTTTCAAATACATTTTAGGTCCAAAAATATTAGTCTGGCATAAAAGTGGAAGAGCTCCGAGAGTAAAAGCCTATGATCTTAATAAGAAAAAATCTGGTCCAGAAAAAATCACCATTGGCGAAAAAAAATATACACCAAGCTCTATTCATCGTCTTGCAAGACAACTTGATTTTAAGACGGTCATGAGCGAAAAAAAATAA
- a CDS encoding four helix bundle protein — MPEQNKTNKLYNLEDRTLEFSKRVANMCNALPKNYINIVYINQILRSGSSIGANYIEANESLGKKDFKMKVRIARKEAKETTYWLNLIIDANPEFRKRIEPLLQESIEIRNILSTIINKSN, encoded by the coding sequence TTGCCCGAACAAAATAAAACTAACAAATTATATAATCTCGAAGACCGAACTTTAGAATTTAGTAAAAGAGTTGCCAATATGTGCAACGCTTTGCCTAAAAATTATATTAATATTGTTTATATAAATCAGATTTTAAGATCAGGGAGTTCGATAGGTGCTAATTACATAGAAGCAAATGAATCATTAGGAAAAAAAGATTTTAAAATGAAAGTAAGAATTGCTAGAAAAGAAGCAAAAGAAACAACTTATTGGCTGAATTTAATAATAGATGCTAATCCAGAATTTAGAAAAAGAATTGAACCATTATTACAAGAATCAATCGAAATAAGAAATATTTTATCAACAATAATAAACAAATCTAATTAA